One window of the Cryptomeria japonica chromosome 7, Sugi_1.0, whole genome shotgun sequence genome contains the following:
- the LOC131057154 gene encoding ent-copalyl diphosphate synthase 1, whose amino-acid sequence MASVGRCRLLDSVLPQKQGKIGPCATQVVVKHTSSLAFTRWARYCCGRNGIRLTIAKTAARESIDLAQNAYEIDLLPFAEQIEIQEKRNFEMGKEANEMKRCIEMIKSMFRSIEDGEISVSPYDTAWLARVPALDGSGEPQFPSCLQWVIDNQLTDGSWGDSNHFHVRDRILNTLGCVIALKTWNVATGSVNKGLRFLEASIKKINTQDDVYSPIGFEIVFPALMEDAKVMNLDLPYDSDLLHKIYNEKALKLKRITVDVLHKYPSTLLHSLEGLRDMLDWSKLLKLQSKDGSFLFSPASTACALIQTSDINCARYLNKIIEKHNGGVPNVYPVDLFEHLWMVDRLQRLGITRYFQEEIIDNLEYVYRYWTDQGIGWARESSVQDVDDTSMAFRLLRLHGFDVSSEAFSHFKQDDQFICFKGQASQAVTGMYNLYRASQVGFPGESILEEAQMFTKNFLEDKRAKNEINDKWIISKGLVGEVEYALDFPWYASQPRIETRMYIKQYGTDDIWIGKSLYRMPFVNNKTYIDLAKADFNLCQSIHRKELDAITRWSREYRLEELGLVQDSIVRLYFLPAVALFEPDMAASRLAWAYSSILMTAVRNLFSQWHSSPHIIRHFIDAFARGNLTATQEDIPQSTTRLLTCMFRMIKMLCVDGGIAQGRDISDVLRKAWQSWLAKEAERYDSSHTGEEDEGDVCPETEIIVLSASFLGGEVISCDSKCQPDFTHTMKLTKRVCSLLQAAKTYKEKLGYGCHVSIPSEEDKFKHLKLSADEAMKELVLAVHEGHRGVPSIVKRVCLNVSKSFYYAAHCSNKEMDDHVEMVLFQPVE is encoded by the exons ATGGCTTCTGTTGGGCGTTGTAGACTATTAGATTCTGTGCTTCCACAGAAACAGGGCAAAATTGGGCCTTGTGCGACACAAGTAGTTGTAAAACACACTTCTTCTCTTGCATTCACAAGATGGGCAAGAT ATTGTTGCGGAAGGAATGGAATTCGTCTTACAATTGCAAAAACAGCAGCTCGAG AATCAATTGACCTTGCACAAAATGCATATGAAATCGATCTGCTCCCATTTGCTGAACAGATTGAGATTCAGGAGAAGCGAAACTTTGAG ATGGGTAAGGAGGCTAATgaaatgaaaaggtgtatagaGATGATCAAAAGCATGTTTCGATCAATAGAAGATGGTGAAATTTCTGTTTCCCCATATGACACTGCATGGTTAGCACGTGTTCCAGCTTTAGATGGGTCTGGAGAGCCCCAATTTCCTTCTTGTTTGCAGTGGGTTATTGATAATCAGCTTACAGACGGCTCATGGGGAGATTCCAATCATTTCCATGTTCGTGACAGAATTCTCAACACTCTCGGCTGCGTCATTGCGCTTAAAACTTGGAACGTAGCTACTGGCAGCGTTAACAAAG GATTACGTTTTCTTGAGGctagtattaaaaaaataaatacccAAGATGACGTTTACAGTCCAATTGGCTTCGAGATTGTGTTTCCTGCTTTGATGGAAGACGCTAAAGTCATGAACTTAGACCTTCCTTACGATAGTGATCTCCTACATAAAATCTACAAtgaaaaggccttgaaattgaaaAG AATAACAGTAGACGTTCTGCATAAATATCCGTCGACACTGCTTCATTCTCTTGAAGGGTTGCGTGATATGCTAGATTGGAGTAAGCTTCTAAAGTTGCAATCCAAGGATGGATCATTTCTATTCTCGCCAGCTTCTACGGCTTGCGCTCTTATACAAACCAGTGATATTAACTGTGCTCGGTACCTTAACAAAATAatagagaaacacaatggaggag TGCCCAATGTGTATCCCGTGGATTTATTCGAGCATTTATGGATGGTCGATCGTCTCCAACGCCTTGGGATTACTCGATATTTTCAGGAGGAGATCATAGACAATCTTGAATACGTATATAG ATACTGGACAGATCAAGGTATTGGGTGGGCAAGGGAGTCTTCAGTTCAGGATGTAGACGATACATCCATGGCTTTTAGACTTCTTCGATTACATGGATTCGACGTATCTAGTG AGGCGTTTTCTCACTTTAAGCAGGATGATCAGTTCATTTGCTTTAAAGGGCAAGCCAGCCAAGCTGTTACAGGAATGTATAACTTATACAGGGCCTCTCAAGTTGGGTTTCCTGGCGAATCTATACTGGAAGAGGCCCAAATGTTTACTAAGAATTTTCTGGAGGACAAGAGAGCGAAGAACGAGATCAATGACAAGTGGATTATTTCAAAGGGTTTAGTCGGAGAG GTCGAGTACGCTCTTGATTTCCCGTGGTATGCCAGTCAACCCCGAATTGAGACGAGAATGTACATTAAACAGTACGGGACGGATGATATTTGGATTGGAAAGTCGCTTTACAG AATGCCGTTTGTGAACAACAAGACGTACATCGATTTGGCTAAGGCAGACTTCAATTTGTGCCAATCTATCCACAGGAAAGAACTAGACGCAATTACTAG ATGGTCAAGAGAATACCGATTGGAAGAGCTGGGTTTAGTACAGGATTCAATCGTACGACTATATTTCTTACCTGCTGTAGCTCTATTTGAACCTGATATGGCCGCTTCTAGGCTTGCATGGGCATACTCTTCCATACTTATGACTGCAGTGCGGAACCTTTTCTCCCAGTGGCATTCATCCCCACATATTATACGCCACTTCATTGATGCATTTGCGAG GGGGAATCTTACAGCCACGCAAGAAGATATTCCACAGTCCACAACACGTCTTTTGACGTGTATGTTTCGGATGATCAAAATGCTCTGTGTGGATGGCGGCATTGCGCAGGGGCGGGACATCAGCGACGTACTAAGAAAAGCT TGGCAGTCGTGGCTGGCGAAAGAGGCGGAGAGATACGACAGCTCGCACACGGGAGAAGAAGATGAAGGAGACGTCTGTCCAGAAACAGAGATCATAGTGTTGTCAGCATCATTCTTGGGCGGAGAAGTAATCTCCTGCGATTCGAAATGCCAACCTGATTTCACTCATACCATGAAACTGACAAAAAGGGTTTGTTCTCTTCTCCAGGCAGCCAAGACCTACAAG GAGAAGTTGGGATATGGCTGTCATGTGTCGATTCCTTCGGAAGaagacaagttcaaacatctaaAACTTAGTGCTGATGAAGCAATGAAGGAACTGGTTTTGGCGGTACATGAGGGGCACAGGGGAGTTCCAAGTATAGTTAAACGCGTGTGTCTGAATGTGAGCAAGAGCTTCTATTATGCCGCACATTGCAGCAATAAGGAGATGGACGATCACGTGGAGATGGTACTATTCCAGCCTGTGGAGTAA